In Entelurus aequoreus isolate RoL-2023_Sb linkage group LG02, RoL_Eaeq_v1.1, whole genome shotgun sequence, one genomic interval encodes:
- the LOC133640592 gene encoding COP9 signalosome complex subunit 2-like, with protein MDDPFIREHIEELLRNIRTQVLIKLIKPYTRIHIPFISKELNIDVCDVESLLVQCILDNTIHGRIDQVNQLLELDYQKRGGARYTALDKWTNQLNSLNQAIVSKLT; from the exons ATGGATGACCCCTTCATCAGAGAGCACATAGAGG aACTGCTGCGGAACATTAGAACTCAAGTACTTATCAAACTCATCAAACCATACACAAGAATACACATCCCTTTTATTTCTAAG GAGCTGAATATTGATGTTTGTGATGTGGAAAGTCTGCTGGTCCAGTGCATTTTGGAtaa cACAATCCACGGGCGAATCGACCAAGTCAACCAGCTATTAGAACTAGACTACCAGAAGAGAGGAGGGGCTCGCTACACAGCTTTAGACAAATGGACAAATCAGCTGAACTCTCTCAACCAAGCCATTGTGAGCAAGCTCACATGA
- the LOC133664824 gene encoding vascular endothelial growth factor D-like produces the protein MRMRMRMSLCLVTLLVQLSWIQVCLQRETGSQVMEVWEKRVRWSSSLDELLRLTNFPDWKLWKCQMRLQHAETLLSPPYVGSHRSTRYAAESYSMHILKAIDEEWQKTQCVPRETCVDVAKELGTDPSVFFKPPCVSLHRCGGCCNQEGVTCRNTSALAVNKTVLSIIPFKFLPEPLLIRVANHTDCGCLEPAIIRRHARPHGSGSCALIGRPSEAEGSRRLCVSGWIWDCASDRCIPYPSSRPELPVTSWMPDCEIDVDRCDCLPLPEPTAQIRAHRCHLNSSLCAHRRQRFDAASCRCRWPK, from the exons atgaggatgaggatgaggatgagtcTCTGCTTAGTGACTCTGCTGGTGCAGCTCAGCTGGATCCAGGTGTGCCTGCAGAGAgaaacaggaagtcag GTGATGGAGGTGTGGGAGAAGAGAGTGAGATGGTCTTCCAGTCTAGATGAACTTCTCAGACTGACTAACttccctgactggaagttgtgGAAATGTCAGATGAGACTCCAGCACGCAGAGACACTTTTATCTCCGCCTTATGTAGGATCTCATCGATCTACTCGATACGCTGCTGAGTCTTACAGCATGCACATACTCAAAG CCATTGATGAGGAGTGGCAGAAGACTCAGTGTGTGCCCAGAGAGACGTGTGTGGACGTGGCCAAGGAGCTGGGAACTGACCCTTCAGTCTTCTTCAAGCCTCCATGTGTGTCCCTACACAG ATGCGGGGGTTGCTGCAATCAAGAAGGCGTCACGTGCAGAAACACGAGCGCACTCGCCGTCAATAAAACC GTGCTCAGCATCATCCCCTTCAAGTTCCTACCCGAGCCGCTGCTGATCAGGGTGGCCAACCACACCGACTGCGGGTGCCTGGAGCCCGCCATCATACGGCGCCACGCCCGGCCCCACGGGAGCGGCAG CTGCGCTCTGATTGGACGGCCGTCGGAGGCGGAAGGTTCCAGGAGACTTTGCGTCAGCGGGTGGATTTGGGATTGTGCGAGCGACAGGTGCATACCTTACCCCTCCAGTCGGCCAG AGCTTCCGGTGACTTCCTGGATGCCCGACTGTGAGATCGACGTGGATCGCTGCGACTGCCTTCCGCTTCCTGAGCCCACCGCCCAAATAAGGGCGCATCGCTGCCACCTCAACTCTTCCCTCTGCGCTCACAGGCGCCAACGTTTTGATGCTGCGTCTTGCAG gtgCAGGTGGCCCAAGTAG